The window GCAATGGCCGGTCCCTCCGCCAGGGGGCACCCTTCCCCGGATCCCTGGGCGCCTCGCTCCCTCCCGGCCCCTAGGCGGGCTCTTAGAGACCTTCCTGGCTAAAACAGCTTCTCCATCCTTGACCTCTCCTCATACTTTTCTTCCCTGCCAGCCGCTGTAGTATATTTTCAATGGTTGATTTAGTCACCGTCTTCCTCACTAGAACCTGGCTCCACGAGGGTTGATATTTTGGTTTGTCTTGATCATGACTGTGTTGTTTTAAAACGGtgtctgaaaaaatgaaaaaataaaaaataaaacggTGTCTGAAAcaccttcaataaatatttgtgaaaggaagggaggaagagagggaggaaggaaagatcttcattttctccatttggttACTGAAATGAATTGTCTGCCATGTGCAGAGACACAGCTCtgaacaaagattttttttttcaaaatatttttgaagaatttcaaaaatattatactCACCCTTTTCAACATAGAGTTCTATGAGGATTTTTTGGGTAACGCTTAAAAGAATAATTCACGTACCATACACTTTGTATACTTCCAAATTCACCCGTTGGAAAGTGTACACAGTTCTATGGTtgcagtatattcacagagttgtgcaaacCATCACTGtagtcagttttagaacatttccattacttacagggcttccctggtggctcagatagtcaagaatccacctgtgatgcaggagaccggagttcaatcactgggtcaggaagatcccctgaagaagagaatggctacccactccagtattcttgcctggagaatttcatgggcagcggagcctggcaggccacagtccatggggttgcaaagagtcagacatgattgagggaTTCACacattcacttcactttcaacaagaaaccctgtacccattagccATCACCTCCCAAGCCCCACACCCTCACCCCCAAGGCTTAGGCACCATTATTCTGCTTTCTTACTCTATGATTTTGCCCATTCTGGACATTTCGTGTAAATAGAATAGTACAATAgctggtcttttgtgtctggcttttagcctactttttaaaaataattttatttatttattatttatttttggctatgctgagtcttcatgggtgcatgggctttctcctgTTGCAGTGCCCgggcttctcattacggtggcctctcttgctgtggagccgGGGTTCTGGGTTTCACAGGCTTCCGtcgctgcagcacatgggctcaggagttgtggtttgCAGGCTCTAgtgcccaggctcagtagttgtgatgcactttgggcttagttgctaaagcacgtgggatcttcccggactaggtatcgaacctacgtctcctgcattggcagactctttaccgctgagtcactggggaagttCCAGCATGTTTCTGAGGCTGACACACATCGTTGTCAGTGCTTCATTCCTCTTTGTAGCAGAATAATATTTCGTGATATGAGTGTGCtacctgcatgctcagtcacttagttgacTCTtagcaacactatggactgtagcccgccagctttccctgtccatggggttctccaggcaaggatgctggaatgtgttgccatttccttccccagcgatcttcccaacccagggatcgaacccgcgtcttctgcactgctggtggattcttttctgAAGGAGTACACTATTGGGTATACTATGTTCTGCTcattcatttatcagttgataTAGTCAGTTGGGTTGTTTTCACTCTTTGACTCTTAATAACGCTTGTAGGAACACTGATATACAAATCTGTCTATGGacgtgttttcatttctcttggagtTCTATGAATTTTGATAGACAATCACAGGAAAGACTACAATTGAGATGTAGACTagttcagggactttcctggcgccCTGAGTGGTTAGGACTCGATGCCTTCGCTGCCCTCAAAAATCCTTTCACACCCTTTTGTGGTCAGCTCTTTCCTCACCCCATTCCTCAGCAACCAGTCATCCGTTTGCTGcccctatagttttgcctttccccAAATGTCACATACATGAAGTCATACTCTATGCAACTTTTGAGACTGACGTCTTTCACTgagtaatgtattttatttttttcttaatttatttttaatggaaggataattacaatattgtgttggcttctgccatacatcaacatggatcagacATAGGTATGTGTATGTCCCATCCCTCTTGagtctctctcccacctcccaccccatcccacccctctaggtggtcacagagccccaggttgagttccctgaatcagaCAGCAAATCCCACTGGCTCTGTTTTACGTATGTTAGtgcatatgtttccatgctactctctctgtttgtcccaccctctccttcctacaCCTCCCCCCAGTAATGCATTTTAGATTCATccagtttttgtattttttattgctgGGGAGTACTCCAGAAAATGGACAGACCATGGTGGTTTTATACATTCATCCGCTGaaggacacttgggttgtttccaggttGGGTTGAGTATGACGAATACAACTGCCATAATCCATTTCATACAGGTCTCTGCATGGAAACACTTCTCCACTTATCTTGGGTAAATACTTAGCGGTGGAATTGTTGAGTTTATGGAAGTACACATGCTTAacttgagaaactgccaaactggtTCCAAAGTGGAAACCATCTTGTACGTTTGGGTAACCTGGTTTACCCTCTTGCATTCTCACCCGCAAGATCGGTGGGCTCCAGATGCTCTGcttccttgtcaacacttggtattgtcagggtttttttttaaagccattctcttttttttttttttttggtcacaccacagggaatgtgggatcttagttccccaaccagggacagaCCCCATGctacctgcagtggaagcagggagtcttaacctctggaccaccagggaagtccctgcaaaaTCATTCTAACAGATGTGCTCTAGTATTTCACTGTGGCTTGTATTTGCATGTCTCTGCTGGCTAATGAAGCTGAGCATTTTTCCAGAGGCTTACAAGCCatcatatatctttttttttttttccagcactgggtcttccttgctttttgtccaggctttctctagttgcagcaagtgaaggctactcttcgttgtggtgcttgggcttctcattgcagtggctcctcttgttgcagagcacaggctccaggtgcgTGGGCTTCGGTAGCTCCGGCACTtagctcagtagttatggcaggtgggttctagggcgctcaggcttcagtagtcatgACATACAAGCTGAGAAACTTTGGCTCGTGGCCCTAGAGCACGCAGGCTTCATTAGTTGTGGAACCAGGGCTGAGTAATAGTGGTGagcgggcttagctgctctgaggcacgtgggaccttcccagaccagggatcgaacttgtgtcccctgcattggcatgtgggttcttaaccactggaccatccagGAAGTCCACCATTATATACCTTTTTCAGCAATGTGtctgctcagattttttttttttactctttttaattgGTTGGTTGCTTTTCTAACTATTGAGTTTTGAGAGCTCTTTATGTAATCTGAGTATACATCCTTTATCAGATACGATTTTTGCAGGCATTTTCTCCGAGTCTGtggcttgttttttcattttctcttcagtGTCTTCTCAGAGcaaaagtttaaattttgatGAGCTCCTGTTGTCAATTTGTTCTTTAATGGATCAGACTTTTGATGTCATAGCTAAGGAAACTTTTCCTAAAGCAAGGTCATAAAGATGCCTTTTttgtcttctagaagttttacagttttagagTTTACACTAAAgtctaaaattcattttaagataatttttacatATAGTATGAGGTATGGATCAAGGTTCTTTGTTTGTATATGATGTCTAGTTattctagatattttttaaagcttaaaatatcttaatttctctCAGAAAGTCATGTGCTCATAGTTCAAAATTAAAGAGGTACAGAAGATTTCTCTCCTCCCAAGTCATCAACAGTCCCTGTGtatcttttcagaattttatgtGCAAgcaaaaatgtacatatttttgttactttttcccCACAAAAGTTAACAAATGATACACATcattctgcttcatttttttttttttttatggttttgccTTCTTTTTCCCTGTATTTTGACATCCTCCCATCTTAGAACCGTAAGCAAAGAGCTTCCTGGGGAAGCTCTTGTTTTTAACAGTTGGATTGTTTTTACAGTTCGATAACATTGGATGTACAAGAATCCTTGTTTAACTTGTTTAACTAGTTCCTTATTGATTCGCATTTCCTGGTTTCCCATCTTGTGTGTTTATACACAGTGTAAACTTTATACACATTGCTGCATCTTTCTGCGCATTGCGCTGCTGGCCTCTGTCCATCACGAGAGCcatctgggggacttccctggtagtacagtggttaggaatccgcctgccaatgcagggggcatgggttcgatccctggtccaggaagatcacacctgccagggagcaactaagcctgcgggccacaactactgaagcccacgtgcctagagcccctgctctgcaacaagagaagccatctcagtgagaagccctcacaccacaaggaagacccagctcaactgaataaataaacataaaaaaaaaaaaaaaaagccttctggAAGAAGCtcaggagaagcaggaagagaaaccACATCCTTCTGCAGGGTTCCTCCAGCGCCCTCTACTGACCAAGCGTCACATTGCGGCAGGTGGCCAACGAGATCTGAGCATACTCTCCAGCTCCAACGTCCAGGAACAGGGAACCAGGAATGGGTTTGGAGCTGAGAGACAATACCCTGGGAACCCGCACAGGGTAGCTGTTAGAATCCAGGACAATGTAATACTAAGGCCAAGTGACCGTTcatattattgttatttctcaTCTGACCTGCCGGCAGTCTGATGGAACCCAGACTTGTGAACCGGGTCATGAATGAGATCCTCTTCCTGCTGCGTGATGTTTGTGGAGCTATGGCTaagttggttaagaatccgcctgcaatgcaggagacctgggttcaatccctgcatcaggatgatcccctgaagaaggaaatggcaacccactccagtattcttacctgggaaatcccatgttcagaggagcctggcgggctacagtccatggggttgcaagagtccgacatgactaagtgactaaaccaccaccaaagaaaTCAAGGGCTTATTCCCAAGAAGGGGCGGTGAAAAGTGCGGAGATTTTCAGTCCAGCCACCTGAATTCAGTTCCAGCTTCCTCTGTGTATTAATGGAGTGCTTCAGAATCTCATGAAGCTGCcccaatagaaatttatttctcgggaattccctgacagcccagtggttaggattctatgCCTTCATTGCCCGGGTCCTGGtctcaatgcctggtcagggaacaaagatcccacaagccatgcggtgaggcaagggaaaaaaaaagaaaagaaatgtattgcTCATCCCTATAAATTCTAACTGATCTcaggtggcctcagcctgcaaCGGCTTGGAGCcgggcttgggttcccagccagagagTGGCTGGGCCGAGGCGGTGAGAGCACCAGATCccagccactagaccagtgggcAATGACAAGGGCCCTGGTCCTCTGGCTTTGCAGGAAAGAATTTCCACCAAAAGGAGAGTCATGATGCAAATCAAGttatttattaagaggaaaaggTACGTGGGCAGACTCAGGGGGAGAGTCACTGAGTTGCACCTTTgtggcagtttgaattacttttatggggcatCTTgcgggtttcctttggccaatcgtttttatttgcctggttcacagtctgtatttggtatatctcaggatcttCCCATGTGTCCACATGCAACTCTTAGCCAAGATGAATTTTACCGGAAGGGGTCTGGGTAGAAAATCTCTTGGCATCATTCCCCTTTGAACTCCGAGGATCCTTTCTGAGCAAGTGTGGCTGGGCAGGTCTCCTGATTTCAAGAATGAAAACTATGTGGTCTGGACAGGACCCGGCCTCCTCCCTTAACTGTCCTGCTATTCTCTTCTTGGAGTTTTGGTCCATAGGGAATGAATCCaccctgggggtggaggtgggggtgggggcatttGCCTCCTGCACAACCAGTGACCCACACAACCAGTGCGGGATGGATGGAGGGAAGGTGGGTTATCCATGCAGCTTCTGGCATCCTCGCTTCTTCTGCTTTATGGCTCTGCCATCCCCAGGAGCCCCAGTTTCCACTGGCATCTCTGCATCCAGCCAGCAGgggggaagtgaaagtgttagtcgctcagtcgtgtccgacactttgcgaccccctggactctagcccaccaggctcctctgtccatggaattctacaggcaagaatactggagtgggttgccatttcctcccccaggggatcttctcgacccagggattgaacctgggtctcctgcattgcaggtggattctctaccgtctgagccaccagggaagccctacctctGATTAACTTGCCCAGTTTTTCCCGACAGGGACCAACTGGATGATTGAGATCCTGAGCTTAATCCTAAAGGACGGGGacccctcctgggtccactcagtGCCCATCTGGAAGCGGTCGCCCTGGTGTGAAGCCATCATAGGTGCCTTCAGCCTCCCCAACCAGCCCAGCCCCCGCCTCATGagctcccacctccccatccagCTCTTCGCCAAGGCCTTCTTCAACTCCAAGGCCAAGGtacaggaggagggaggggtgtgtgtgtcggggggtcGAGGGGGTGGAGCATAACTCTCTGGTGAACTTAGCATATATTGATTAAGCAGCTACGATGTGCCTGGTCCTGATCTAGAAGAGCAGCAAATACATGCGCAGGAACACCAGCCTTGTGAGCCCACACTCTAAAGGGGGCAGGCCAAGAACAGATGGAATAGATAAGGaaaatactggggcttccctggtggtccagtggttaggagtctatgcttccattgcaggaggcatgggtttgatctctggttgggggactaagatcctgcatcccaaataaatttatataaacatccttttaaaaataaggaaaatagttAATACATCCAAGATGATAAATTCACATCAAGAAGGAGGAGACGGCGGGGGTTGGGGTTAGAGGTAAGGGTTGCAATTCTAAATAGGGGAGGGGTCAAAGGAGGCCTCAGCAAGACGATGTCATTTGAGTAAAGACTTGAGATGTGAGGGGAGGAGCCACGGGGGTGTCGGGAATGGTGGAAGAATGTTCCAGGCAGCGGCAtgagcaggtgcaaaggccctggggtgggtgtGGCAGGCCTGAGGTCCGGCCAGGAGGACTGTGTGGTTGGATCTAAGTGAGCAAGGGGGAGCGGAGTAGAGATGAGGTCATGGATTTGACAAGGGCCACAATGTGCAAGGGCCGCACGGGTGTTGGTGGGGAGTTTGCTTGTGTCTGATGGGGACAGGAGCTAGGGGAGGACCCTGAGCAGAGGAGAAACAGGGACCAACTTAGGTTTTCCCGGGTGCCCTCTGGCTACAAGGCAGGGAAAAGATGCTCAGGGCAAGGGCAGAAGCCGAGCACCGGGGAAGGTGACAGACCAGGTGTAAGGTGGCCGTGGAGGCAAACAGGGCGGTGGCCGTGGAGGTGAAGACAAAAGGGCTGGGTTTGGAATGTATTCTGAAACTGGAACCAGGAAGATTTGCTGGCGGGTTGGATGTGAGTGTGAGAGGAGCATGAGTCAAGGGTGACGGCACGTCCAGTAAGGAACTGGGAGGATGGGGCTGCCATGAActgagaaggggaggagaggttTGAGGGGATGAAGGGGGGCTCTGCTCTGACCCAAGTGGAGGATGCCAGTGGACAGTGAGAGAGATGAAGCTGGGCTTGACAGGAGTGATGTGTGCTGGGCACATCTATTTGCAACCTGTCgagatgtgtgtgtacataaatagagacagagagaaacagagagacagaggcagacaaagataaagaaatagagaTAGAGAGAGGAATTAAAGCCAGGAGACTGCTGGGATCACCAGGGAAGGAAGTGAGTGTGGCAGAGAAGTGGTGGGGATTGCaatccaggggtccccaagaCCACTTTCAGGCTCAGTGATTCACTGTAAAGACTCATAGAGCTCAGCAAAGCTGTTATGATCACAGTTATAGCTTATTACAGTGAAAggatgggcttccccggtgactcagcggtaaagaatctgcctgcaatgccagagccacgagagacacaggttcgatccctggattgggatgatcccctggaggaggaaatggcaacccactccagtattgttgcctggagaatccccatggacagaggagcctggcaggctatagtccatagggttgcaaaaagtcagacatgactgaaacgacttagcacagaGAAAGGATAGAAATTAAAGTTGGTGAAGGGAAGAGGTGCCTGGGGGCGCATCCACAAGAGACCAGGCACCAGCTTTGATGAGGTCTGTCCCAGTGGAGCTGTATGGACAGCGCGCGGTCCTCCGACAAAGGCATGAGACAACACGCATGGAACGTCACCCAGCAGGGACGCTGCCCCGAGCCTCGGcatccagggttttttttttttcctgagaaacagATAATCTTTAATTTCTGTAAACTAGGTTCATAAAAAATACTTTAGTAAGAACGAACCACCATAgggaagatttatttttaaacagactATTATGCAATTTGTTCATGGATAGCATGTGTGTGTCCATGAATgttctatgtttttaaatttaagtagctTGTGATACATAAATCTCTGCAGTACTATAGTTTAAAACTGACATCTCCTGGTTGTTTTTCAGTTTAAAGATAAGACCAAAATCAAAAAACCTGAAAGAATCAAAGAATATAGCTATAATTCTTAAGTAGTATCAACAAAGCCAGTGTTATTCTTATGTATATTAATGGACTATACTGAAACAAGGTAAAATCTAATAGTCTTGTTCTGTCCTTACTTTGAAATGTTGCCACTGAAATCAATTATAGATGTTTATTCTGAAAGATGCTACTATAAAGGTTGCAGGCTCAAAACTACTCAAAGTTAAATTTCTGGAATAACTAGGAAATAGGCTGATTTGGAACCTGTGCAGAGTTTTATACTATTAAttagtaacatttttttaaagacctaGAAAGCTGTTGCTTTcatataaataagttttaaaaccaATTCCCTTGAGTACTCTCAATTATCACATAAAGCAATGAcccaaataatttcaaatgatcaCAGATATTTAGGTGACAATTCTCATGTGTTAGTACTTTTAATATTGTGCACatcaaattataagaaaaagacaactatAAACAAGACGCGCCCTTCTACTTCCATGAACAGCACACAGCATTATAGTAAGCCAAGTTGATACTCAACCATGAAATGCGGTTCTCCCATTAGTTCATTTTGTGATGGGTCATTAAGAATATCTTCAAATCCAGTAGTCTCATCGTTCCCCCTCAAAATATCCGGTGAAAGGTTTgagcttggaagaaatggaagacGCTGCTGCACTGCCTTGAATTCCATCTGCAGTTTTAGTGGTGCAAAAAGACCCTGGATGTTTCTCAGTGTGGAGAAGTTCATCTTATCTTGGCTGAGccagtaatttttttctgataattcaAGAGGATGACTGGGCAGAAGTTCATTTTTCACACAAGAGAAATGTTTTTGAAGAAGATCATGACTTTCAAAAGGTCCACTTGCTGACAGCTCAGTAACTGGAATACGGTCCTTTAGCTGAGATCCAAGTCCTCTGGCATTCATCTTGGACTCGATCGGCGTACAGACGCTCTCCCCTTGACGGTCAGCTGGCCCATCCAAGGTTTTTGTTGGAGGTTGGCCACGTAGGTGTGACTGACCACCTGCATGGCTAACCTTGGTCTTGAGAGAGGACATATCTGATGGGGCTGGAGTAAAGCTAGAAGCAGAACATCAAGCTGGCAAACAGATTGGAACCGGGTCATCAGGACCTTGAATGCCAGGCCCAGGGGCTGGGGCTCCGCCTTGGGGCGGAGGGCCAAGGAGGGCACAGTCAGGTGTGGGTGTAGAAAGAGCCTCTGGGGCCGTGTGGAGGCTGGGGCCTCGGCCGTGGGAATCAGAAGCAGGGTGGCTGCCTTTCTCTCTTGGTCATCGCCCCTCACCATGATCTCCACCACCCGCCCCACGCGCCTGTCTCCTTCACTCTTTATTTCTTGAAGCCAAACTGCCCCTCCACCTGGTATCGAAACAGTCCCTCTCTTTTCCCAGAGTGTGGCTAGAGGGTGCCCTCCCCTGCTGTGGACCAAGGCAAACTGATCTGAACCCCCATTAGCTGGGAAGTCCCTCCAGAAGTCTACCCTGAGTCTGTCCTGCTGCAGAGATCTGAAGAGAGAGGGCTGGAGGGCAGGAAACCTCAGGGGCTGACACCGTCTCgcctcttccccccacccccacacaggtGATCTACATGGGCCGGAACCCCCGGGACGTGGTGGTCTCGCTCTATCACTACTCCAAGATCGCCAGGCAGTTGAAGGACCCTGGCACGCCCGACCAGTTCCTGGAGAACTTCCTCAAAGGCGAAGGTGAGGACTGGGGCGGCATGAGGTTGGGGGGTTGGTGAGCCCCGAGGAGGCCCAGATGGGAGAAGGGCCAAGAAGGAAGTGGGGtaggggaggtggtggggggcttGGAGGGAGGCCTCCAGCTCTGAGGGGCCAAGCCTGGGGCCATGGGGAGTTGGCTGGGCTCCTCCGAGCCCCAGAGGGGCTGGCCCAGCTCCCCGTCCCTCACCCTCCTGTCTCTCTGCTCGCAGTGCAGTTCGGCTCCTGGTTCGACCACATTAAGGGCTGGATTCGGATGAAGGGCAAAGAGAACTTCCTGTTTATCACTTACGAGGAGATGCAGCAGGtggtcccctcccccacctcagccCGCTCCCCCCTCACTCCTCCCCCCTCACTCCTCCCCGGCTCATGCCCGCCCACCCACCATCTCCGCTTCCCAGAAGGCACAGAgctaaggagaaaaggcaagCGGGGAGCAGAGCATCCCTAATGCACATGGGCGCAATTTTCAGAAGGGAGGAGCTCCCTGGGGAAAATGTGTCTCAGGCAAAGGGAATatgccagtgcaaaggccctgaggtgagagTCTGCTTGAAGTGTTCCAAAGAGAGCCAAGAGGCCAGAGCTgagaggaggtggggtgggatagggcagagagggggtgggggccCCGAGTGAATACTTGGGCTTTTTTCTGAGTAGGTGGGAGCCACAGGTGGGCTGTAAGCGAGGGAGGTTATAGGTTAAGTGAGATGCTACAGAACCCTGACCCTCAAAAAGTGATGGTTGTGATGATTGTGACATGAAAGGCAGAGGGAAGCAGTGGAAGAAAATGGTCTTTGGAGGCAGAGAGCCTGGCTGGACCCTGTGGAATGTCCCTGGGGCAGGCACCTGGGACAGAAAGGCCTTCTGGCTGGGGCAGTCAGGGAAGGCTGCCTGGAAGAAGGGGCCATGAAGAATGTCTATGGCTTTGCCTGGCTGCAAGGAGGATGCTGGGCTTCTAGTTGGACCAAATCCACAGTGAAGGTGTCCAACTGTTCcatgttcctttttaaattaaaaaaaaaatttttgtggtacctcaaggcatgtgggctcttagttccctaatcagggattgaacacaaaccccctgcattggaagcatagtcttaaccactggacggccagggaagtgcCCTGTTCTATGTTCTTAACAGAGCTCTATTCTGAGAGGCTAGGAACCTAAGAGATTTCCAATGTTCCTTCACCCATGGCCCCAGACACATTCTCATCCCGTGTgtgtgtttcatatattttttgtgTCCTGGTTTATGTCGACACTGTACGGCAGAAAGAGCCTGGATGTCGGTGTTCAAAAAGCTGTTGAAAGCCTCTTTAAAATCTCTCAGAACCTCAGAGgtctcatctttttaaaaatgggtggAAAATGCTGGCTCAAGGGTTGCTGTGAGAACCGCATCCCTGGCATTGGCGTCTTATAACCATCTGACAAGGGCCAGCAAAGTGTTAGTGTAGTGTGCAAGGTAAGAGTGATTAGGTTCTGAGCAAGGGCCTATCTGGCTAATAAAACCGTAACAGCAGAGGTTTCAGCCTCTTAAGTTGCAGGAAatggtgtattttattttattttctattttggttgCTCCGGGCCCTTGTTGCTGTGTGTGACCTTTCTCTAatggtggtgagtgggggctctgcttcgttgcagagcacgggcttctcttgttgcagagcacaggctctaggaaccccagcttcagtggttgcagcacgtggactCTGTAGTAGCTCcaagtcatgtggaatcttcccagatcagggatcgaatccatgtcctctgcactggcaggcggattcttaaccactgtgccaccagggaagtccagaatatATTTAAGTGGCTGACCCCAATATTAttattgcccccattttacagaggagcaAACTGAGGTAGTATAGCCTCAAGAGAGCTGAGAACTTGCCCGAGGCACACAGCTCTTCACTGTGAATCCaatgggtttattttattttccactctGGTAAATCTCTTTTGATAGAAAGATCCAGAAAAGACTTCGGCATCACCCCTCCCCTGTCTTTTCCATCCGGCTTTGTTCTCTGAACCAAAAACTGGGCCACACAGCCTGACAGAGCTTCTGGGCTGCCCC of the Cervus canadensis isolate Bull #8, Minnesota chromosome 18, ASM1932006v1, whole genome shotgun sequence genome contains:
- the LOC122421680 gene encoding proteasome maturation protein-like; this encodes MNARGLGSQLKDRIPVTELSASGPFESHDLLQKHFSCVKNELLPSHPLELSEKNYWLSQDKMNFSTLRNIQGLFAPLKLQMEFKAVQQRLPFLPSSNLSPDILRGNDETTGFEDILNDPSQNELMGEPHFMVEYQLGLL